The nucleotide sequence GGCTGATAAGACCGCCGCGAAGATCGTTTTCATATTCCGCCTCCATCTGTCTTAACCTCATAGGCGCATAGCATATCATGTCCGGTGAAGCTGGTGTGGTGAGAAGCCCTGTATCGCGAGAACTTACTGAGGTTCATATGACAGAATAATCCACAACGATGCCCGAAAGCAACCTCTGCCTTGTTCAGTCGACGGAGAAAGCACACGGAAGGGAGGTCGGTCCGTCTCACTGTCCTGGTGATATCCTTCCTGAAACGATGAAGATCAGGAAGGCCGTCACCATCTGGAGGGAAAGACCGATGAGGAGAGAGGAGAGGAAACTCAGCCGGGGAGTAACAAAGATGACGGACAGGATAAAGACCATCCAGGGGAAGATCATGATCATTAATCCCTTGGCATAGGAGAGCACCGCGTTTTGGCCGCTGTTGAGGTAAATGAGGACAAAGGTGCTTATCGTTATGATCGGCAGAGTCCCCAGAAAGGCTGCAACCAAACCTCTCGACTGGTTGGCAAGATAGGTAACACCGCTTGTAATAAGTCCACCGATGAGAAAATAGAAGAGGTATTTCAGTTCCATGACGTCCTTTTCCATTATAATCCAACTGCGGCCAAAATATCCTCTATCTGACCTGCGGCAGATTCAGGGGAGGGATGAGATAATAATTTCCTTCCCTTTACTCTTTCTTTGTACTAAAATGGTATCAGAAAACGGCAAAGGATAGGGAGATGAAGAGAGGTTGAGCTATGACATCCGTCCAGGTTGAAATCTTTCTTCAGACCCTGATCGCGGGCCTCCTCCTCGGCGGCCTCTATGCCCTGATAGGGCTGGGCATGACCCTCATCATGGGCGTCATGAAGATCATCAACCTCGCCCACGGTGAACTCATGATGGTTGCGATGTATATTGCCTACTGGATGTTCGTGCTCTTTCGCATCGACCCCTATCTTTCAGTCCTTATCGCCACGCCCCTGTTATTCTTTCTCGGCATCGGTATTCAGAAGTACCTGATCAACCCCGTGCTGAAGGCTGAATCGATCCTTCCCGAAAACCAGGTCATCCTGACTGTCGGCATCGGCATGGTTCTCGCTAATCTTGCTACGATCTTTTTCAAGTCCGACTACCGCTCTACCCCTGTCAGTTATGCCACAAGCGCCTTTTACCTGAGTGATTTCTGGAAGACCTCCCCCATTGAGCTTTCCCTGTCGATACCGTGGTCTGTTTCCTTCGTCATTGCCGTCGTCATTACCATAGGTCTCTCGCTCTTCCTCGGCAGAACGGACATGGGCAGATCCATTAGGGGCACTGCACAGGACCCTGATGCTGCGCTCCTTATGGGAGTGAATGTCAAGCGGATGAGGATTGTCACCTTTGGGATCGGTTCAGGGCTTGTCGGCGCAGCAGGATGTCTCTTTATCCCCATCTATTATCTCTTCCCTTCTCTGGGAGGGCAGTTTACCCTTATCGCCTTTGTCATTACGATCCTCGGAGGACTTGGCTCCACGATGGGGGCAATTATCGGAGGTCTCATCCTTGGGGTCTTTGAGTCGATGACAGCCACCTACGTCGGCATGGGATGGGCGCCGGTGGGGAGGTTTGTCGTCTTTGTGGCGGCCCTCATATTCCTCCCGGGTGGTGTGGCATCTCTCTTGAAGCGGAAGAGGCTGGCCAGATGAAACAGTATCTCCCGATCACCGCACTTGTGCTTTTGGCGGCCCTGCCCCTGACCGGACTGAGCAGCTATATGATGCATATTTTGATCCTCGTCATTATGTGGTCGACGATCGGCATGGCCTGGAACCTCCTTGGCGGATACTGCGGCCAGGTCTCTTTCGGCCATGCGGCATACTTTGGCGTTGGCGCCTATACAGCCGGTATCCTCTATACGAAATCCGGCCTCTCCCCGTGGTGGGGAGTTCCCCTGAGCGTTTTCGTTGTAGCCCTCTTTGCCTTTGTCCTCGGCTTCATCGTCCTCAGACTGAGGGGGCCCTTCTTCGCCCTTGCCACCCTTGCAAGCGGTGAGGTCATGCGAGTCACTGCAGAGAACTGGGTCGATTTCACCGGTGGCACCCTGGGAATCATGATCCAGGAGCGGACATGGGTTGAGAAGATATGGTATTTCTATATTGTCCTCGCCATTGCGGCAGTGACATTCTTCCTGGTAAAGAAGCTGATAGAGTCAAAACTCGGGTACTACTTTGTGGCGATAAGGGAAGATCAGGATGCTGCTGAATCTCTCGGCATCAACACGACCCTATACAAGACACTGGCCTTATGCATCAGCGGCGTCCTCACCGGGATTGCAGGCGCCTTTTATACCAATTATATGGGGTATATCGATCCTCATGTGGCCTTTGCCCTCCATGACATATCAATCATCACTATTATGATCGTCATGGTGGGAGGTGTTGCGACATACTGGGGACCCTTTGTGGGAGCCATAATCATGGTGTTACTCGCTGAGCTCATACGCTCCATCCCCGGCCTCGGAGTGGCTTATCAGACCTTTTTTGGAATTTTGCTCATCATCATCATCATCTTTTTGCCGAACGGCATCGTAGGTGATTATCGAAAGCTGAAAGGGCTTGTCGGCATGGGGAGGACACTTTCATGAGCCTCCTCGACGTAAAGAACGTTTCGGTGCATTTCGGAGGCCTTGCCGCAATAAGCAACGTCTCCTTCGAGGTCAGGAAGGGAGACATCGTCGGACTCATCGGACCGAACGGAGCCGGGAAGACGACAATGTTCAATGTGATCAACGGTTTCTACAACCCCACAGAGGGCAAGGTCTTTTTCAAGGACAGGAAGATATCCGGTCTGAAACCGCATCAGATCTGTCAGATGGGAGTCGCAAGGACCTTTCAGGTGGTGAAACCCTTGCAGAGGATGACCGTCCTCGATAATGTCGTCGCCTCAGCCTTCCTGAGGGTAACGACGAGGGCCCAGGCCGAAGAGATAGCCGTCGAAACGACAAAGTTCACCGGTCTTCATGATGACAGGGATGTGATATCAAAGGGACTCCCCCTTGGGAAACGAAAGAAGCTCGAGATTGCAAGGGCCCTAGCAACGCAGCCCGAGATGATCCTGCTTGATGAGTCCTTTGCAGGACTGAACCCTGCCGAGCTCGATGAATCCATAGAGATCATAGGGAAGATCAAGGCGAGGGGAATAACCATTATGATCATCGAACATCATATGAAGGTCATCATGGCCATCTCCGACAGGATTGTCGTCTTGAGTTATGGAGAGAAATTGGCGGAAGGGACGCCGAAGGAGATCGGGAGCAATCCTGCTGTTGTGGAGGCCTATCTTGGAGAGGCTGAAGGTGCTTGAGATAAAGAATGTCGATGTCTTTTATGGTGATGTCCAGGTGATCTGGGACGTTACTTTTGAGGTGAAAAGGGGCGAGATTGTTGCGCTCATCGGCGCAAACGGGGCAGGCAAGTCAACGACTCTGAAGACGATCTCCGGGATCGTACGTCCTGCAAGAGGAGAGATAATTTTTGACGGGACTGTGATTACCAGAACCGAACCCTATAAACTCATAGGGATGGGATTGGCCCTCTGCCCCGAAGCGAGGAAACTCTTCGTAGAGATGACCGTTGAAGAAAACCTCGACATGGGCTCGTTAAGGGGGGAAGCAAAGAGACAGAGACGGAAGACGAAGGAGATGGTCTTTGAGCTCTTTCCGAGGCTCAGTGAACGGAGGAGACAGCTTGCCGGTACCTTGAGCGGCGGGGAGCAGCAGATGGTCGCCATAGGGAGGGGGCTTATGGCACTGCCAAAGCTTCTGATGTTCGATGAACCTTCTCTCGGACTTGCACCGATACTGGTGCGGGAGATCTTCAATGTTATAAAAAAGATACGGCAGGAAGGAACGACGGTCCTTCTCGTTGAGCAGAACACAAAGCAGACCCTTTCATTATCCGACAGGGCCTTTGTCCTGGAGAGCGGCAGAATAAGCCTCCAGGGGGCAGGGCAAGCATTACTCAATGACGAGCACGTGAAGAAGGCCTATCTTGGGGTATGACAACGGGCGGGTAAGGCTCCGGACAAAAGCGTGTGGCGCTCGGCCGTATAGGAGGTGAGGAGATGTTTGTATCTGACTGGATGACGAAGAAGGTTTACACGATCGGTGTTGATGACAGTATATCCGATGCGATCATGATCATGAAGGAAAAGGGTATCAAGCACCTTCCCGTCCTGAAGGACGATAAACTGAAAGGCATCATCTCGGACGGGGACATAAAGGAATTCAGTCCCTCGAAGGCCACGTCCCTTGATATCTATGAGCTCCATTATCTCCTTGCAGTGACAAAGGTGAAGGAGGCGATGAAGGTGAAGGTCTTTACCACCACTCCCGAGACGCCCGTGGAAGAGGCAGCCATGGTCATGCATGACGAGAACATCGGATGCCTTCCGGTACTCGACCAGGGGAGGCTTGTCGGCATCATCTCGGACAGGGACATATACCGCGTCCTCGTCGACATAACCGGTGTGAGGCACGGCGGCCACAGGATTTATGTTACTATCGAGGACAGGCCAGGGTCGGTGAAAGAGGTGGCTGACATCATCAGAAAACATGCATTCCATCTCCAGAGTATCCTCACATCCTACGAAGGCGTGAAAGAAGGATACCGTGACCTTGTGATCCGGGCCAAGGGAGCAGGCGATTTCAGAAAGCTCAAGGCCGAGCTCGAGGGTACCTATAGAAACGTGAAGATAAAGAAGGGTTGATGCGATGATACGCATGCCAAGTCCCAGTTACGGCATAACAATACGGGTTGCCATCGATAACCGCATCGGAATGTTCGCAAAGATCGCAACGTCCATCGGCCTGGCCGGCGGAGACCTCGGTGCTGTCGACATCGTTCGTGTTGAGAAAGGAAAGGTCGTTCGGGATATTACGGTCAATGCGCGGGACGAGGAGCACGAAAAGGAGATCGTAAAGGCTATTGAAGAGACAAGCGGCGTAAAGGTGATCTCGGTCATGGACCAGACCTTCTCCGCACACGAGGGCGGCAAGATCGAGATCCACAACAAGGTCCATGTGAGGGACAGAAATGACCTCTCAAAGGTCTATACACCCGGTGTGGCGAGGATCTGCAGAGACATCGGAGAAAACAGGGACCACGCTTACCGGTATACCATAAAGGGCAATTCGGTGGCGGTGGTTACGGACGGGTCCGCGGTCCTCGGTCTCGGCGATATCGGGCCTGAAGCGGCAATGCCGGTTATGGAAGGCAAGGCGATGATATTCAAGGAGTTCGGCGATATTGATGCTTTCCCGATCGCACTGAAGACGAAGGACACCGAAGAGATCATCAATACGGTCAAGAACATTGCAACACCCTTTGGCGGCATAAACCTTGAGGATATTTCCGCCCCCCGATGCTTTGAGATCGAGGCGAGGCTGAGAAAAGAATTGGACATCCCTGTTTTCCATGATGACCAGCATGGAACGGCGGTCGTCGTACTTGCTGCCCTCCTCAACGTATCGAGGCTTCTCAAGAAGGACATCAAGAAATTCAGGGTCCTTATCCTGGGCGCCGGCGCAGCAGGGATGGCCAACGCACTCATGATGTCGGCCTTTGGAGTAAAGGATATCACCCTTTGCGACAGGGCCGGTGCGATCTATGACGGAAGAAAGAACGATATGAACCCATACAAGATCGCCATCGCGAAGAAGACGAACCCGAGGAAGGTGAAGGGAGGTCTCAGCGAAGCGATAAAGGACGTGAATGTCTTTGTAGGCCTTGCAAGCCCCAATACCGTCAGACCCGAGGACATACGGAAGATGGCGAAGGATCCTATCATATTTGCCCTTGCGAATCCGGATCCAGAGATCGCTCCCGAAGATGCCCTCCCTCTCGCAAAGATCCTTGCGACGGGGAGATCCGACTACCCGAACCAGATAAACAATATGCTCGGTTATCCGGGGATATTCAGGGGGTTGCTCGATGTCCGGGCGCGGGGTGTGAATGAAGAGGTCAAGTTTGCAGCTGCCAAGGCGATCGCCTATACGGTAAAGGGTGACGAGCTCCATGAGGATTATATCATTCCCAGTCCCTTTGACAGAAAAGTGGTTGCTGCCGTTGCCCAGGAGGTAGCCAAGGCAGCGAGGAACACGGGGCTCGCGAGGAAATAGGATGAGTGATTACCGTATCGAAAGAGATTCCATCGGCGAAGTCCAGGTTCCTCGGTCTGCCCTCTATGGAGCGCAGACCCAGAGGGCCGTCGAGAACTTTCCTGTGAGCGGTATCCGCTTCCCCCGTGTCTTTATCCGCTCTCTCGGGCTCGTGAAGGCCTCTGCTGCGCAGGTGAATGCCGAAATGGGACTTCTCGATCATGGGATGTCGCAGGCAATTCAGCAGGCTGCCCAGGAGGTAATGGAAGGACTGTGGGATGACCACTTTCCCCTCGACATATTCCAGACAGGCTCAGGCACGTCGACGAATATGAATGCCAACGAAGTTGTCGCTGCGAGGGCAAACGAGATCCTCACAGGATCGAGGAATTCAAAAACTCCTGTCCATCCGAATGACCACGTGAATATGGGGCAGTCTTCGAATGATGTGATACCCACCGTCATCCATGTCTCTGCCTGTCTCCTGGTCAAAGAAGAGCTCCTCCCTGCATTTGAGCTTCTTGAGAGGACCATAAGGAAGAAGGCGGAAAACTACAAAGGCGTCGTCAAGACCGGAAGAACCCATCTCATGGATGCAATGCCCTTGACCCTCGGACAGGAGATGTCGGGATGGGCAGCACAGGTGGTGTATGCCATTGAGAGGATTCGGACTACGTTGCCGGGGCTCTCGGAACTCGCGATAGGGGGAACGGCGGTCGGTACAGGGATAAACGCCCATCCCGATTTTGGCTCGAAGGTGTGCAGGGTGCTGCGGGATAAGACAGGCATTGATTTCGTTGAAGCAGCGAATCACTTCGAAGCCCAGTCAGCCCAGGACGCTGTCGTCGAGTTATCAGGTCAGCTCAAGACATTCGCAACAGGCCTCATGAAGATCGCGAATGACCTGCGGTGGATGAACAGCGGCCCTATGGCGGGGCTATCGGAGATACGACTGCCCTCCCTTCAACCCGGTTCATCCATAATGCCAGGGAAGGTGAACCCGGTGATCCCTGAGGCCGTCAGGATGGTCTGCGCGCAGGTCATGGGGAATGACACCGTCATATCCATAGCCAACGCAATGGGGGATTTCCAGCTGAATGTGATGCTGCCGGTGATAGCCCATAATATAACCCAGTCGATCACGATACTCTCCAACGTGTCCCATCTCCTGGCGGAGAAGGCCCTCGAAGGTCTTGAAGTGAATGAGGAACATATTCACGAACTGATCCACCGAAACCCGATTATTGCGACTGTCCTCAACCCCATCATAGGGTACGAAAAGGCGGCAGAGGTCGTTAAAAAGGCATTGAAAGAGAGGAAGACGGTGAAGAAGGCAGCAGTCGAAATGGGGTATCTCTCAGAGGATGACGCTGAAAGGCTCCTGGACCCCGAGATGATGACGAGACCGGGGCTCAACGATGTAAAGGAATAGGGGATTGAAAAAGGCGTGACCATACAATTCCTGAAGAGTACCGTTGGAAGAAAGCTCTTGATGGCTGTCACAGGCTTTTCCATGATCATCTTTGTCATTATCCATCTCCTCGGTAATTCCTCCATCTTTGCCGGTCCCGACGGTATCAACGCCTATGCAGCGGCTCTCCACCGTTTCGGCCTTATCGTCTGGGTATTCCGCATCATCATGCTGACGCTCCTCTCACTCCATCTCTTTTTCGGTATTCAGTTGACCCTCGAAAACCGGGCGGCAAAATCGAAGTCCTATGTTGTTCAGGAGAGCCTCAGAGCGACCTTTGCCGGGAAGAACATGATCTGGACGGGGCTTCTCATAGGGGCATTCCTTGTCTACCATCTTCTCCATTTCACCTTTCAGGTTACAAACCCCGAGATTGCCGCAATCAGGCACCTCGATGCAGCGGGGAGGCAGGACGTCTTTATGATGGTGGTGCTCAGCTTTCAGAAGAGTGTGATCTCGTCACTTTATGTTTGTGGCATGGCGGCCCTCGGTTTCCACCTCGGACATGGCATACAGAGTTTCTTCCAGACACTGGGGTTGAATAACGACAGGAGCCTCTCTCTTCTGGAAAAGGGAGGAACCTTTGCAGCCCTTCTCCTTTTTCTCGGATATATATCGATCCCGATCCTCATCTTTGCACGGATCGTGAAATAGAGGATATCGTATGAGACAAAACTCTGGTGCAGTGCCAAAGAGGTTGATGAAAAGAAGTTGTCTCACGGGAGTACATTGTGATTCTTGACGGGAAATGTCCTTCAGGCCTCCTTTCAGAAAAATGGGAGAGACATCGCCATGAGATGAAACTGGTGAGTCCGGCCAACAAGCGGAAATACCGGATCATCGTTGTCGGTACCGGTCTTGCTGGGGCCTCTGCTGCTGCGACCCTCGGAGAACTCGGGTATAGCGTCGATTCTTTCTGTTACCAGGACACCCCGCGAAGGGGCCACAGCATCGCAGCCC is from Thermodesulfovibrionales bacterium and encodes:
- a CDS encoding class II fumarate hydratase; this encodes MSDYRIERDSIGEVQVPRSALYGAQTQRAVENFPVSGIRFPRVFIRSLGLVKASAAQVNAEMGLLDHGMSQAIQQAAQEVMEGLWDDHFPLDIFQTGSGTSTNMNANEVVAARANEILTGSRNSKTPVHPNDHVNMGQSSNDVIPTVIHVSACLLVKEELLPAFELLERTIRKKAENYKGVVKTGRTHLMDAMPLTLGQEMSGWAAQVVYAIERIRTTLPGLSELAIGGTAVGTGINAHPDFGSKVCRVLRDKTGIDFVEAANHFEAQSAQDAVVELSGQLKTFATGLMKIANDLRWMNSGPMAGLSEIRLPSLQPGSSIMPGKVNPVIPEAVRMVCAQVMGNDTVISIANAMGDFQLNVMLPVIAHNITQSITILSNVSHLLAEKALEGLEVNEEHIHELIHRNPIIATVLNPIIGYEKAAEVVKKALKERKTVKKAAVEMGYLSEDDAERLLDPEMMTRPGLNDVKE
- a CDS encoding succinate dehydrogenase cytochrome b subunit translates to MTIQFLKSTVGRKLLMAVTGFSMIIFVIIHLLGNSSIFAGPDGINAYAAALHRFGLIVWVFRIIMLTLLSLHLFFGIQLTLENRAAKSKSYVVQESLRATFAGKNMIWTGLLIGAFLVYHLLHFTFQVTNPEIAAIRHLDAAGRQDVFMMVVLSFQKSVISSLYVCGMAALGFHLGHGIQSFFQTLGLNNDRSLSLLEKGGTFAALLLFLGYISIPILIFARIVK
- a CDS encoding branched-chain amino acid ABC transporter permease codes for the protein MTSVQVEIFLQTLIAGLLLGGLYALIGLGMTLIMGVMKIINLAHGELMMVAMYIAYWMFVLFRIDPYLSVLIATPLLFFLGIGIQKYLINPVLKAESILPENQVILTVGIGMVLANLATIFFKSDYRSTPVSYATSAFYLSDFWKTSPIELSLSIPWSVSFVIAVVITIGLSLFLGRTDMGRSIRGTAQDPDAALLMGVNVKRMRIVTFGIGSGLVGAAGCLFIPIYYLFPSLGGQFTLIAFVITILGGLGSTMGAIIGGLILGVFESMTATYVGMGWAPVGRFVVFVAALIFLPGGVASLLKRKRLAR
- a CDS encoding CBS and ACT domain-containing protein, with product MFVSDWMTKKVYTIGVDDSISDAIMIMKEKGIKHLPVLKDDKLKGIISDGDIKEFSPSKATSLDIYELHYLLAVTKVKEAMKVKVFTTTPETPVEEAAMVMHDENIGCLPVLDQGRLVGIISDRDIYRVLVDITGVRHGGHRIYVTIEDRPGSVKEVADIIRKHAFHLQSILTSYEGVKEGYRDLVIRAKGAGDFRKLKAELEGTYRNVKIKKG
- a CDS encoding ABC transporter ATP-binding protein translates to MERLKVLEIKNVDVFYGDVQVIWDVTFEVKRGEIVALIGANGAGKSTTLKTISGIVRPARGEIIFDGTVITRTEPYKLIGMGLALCPEARKLFVEMTVEENLDMGSLRGEAKRQRRKTKEMVFELFPRLSERRRQLAGTLSGGEQQMVAIGRGLMALPKLLMFDEPSLGLAPILVREIFNVIKKIRQEGTTVLLVEQNTKQTLSLSDRAFVLESGRISLQGAGQALLNDEHVKKAYLGV
- a CDS encoding branched-chain amino acid ABC transporter permease, which codes for MKQYLPITALVLLAALPLTGLSSYMMHILILVIMWSTIGMAWNLLGGYCGQVSFGHAAYFGVGAYTAGILYTKSGLSPWWGVPLSVFVVALFAFVLGFIVLRLRGPFFALATLASGEVMRVTAENWVDFTGGTLGIMIQERTWVEKIWYFYIVLAIAAVTFFLVKKLIESKLGYYFVAIREDQDAAESLGINTTLYKTLALCISGVLTGIAGAFYTNYMGYIDPHVAFALHDISIITIMIVMVGGVATYWGPFVGAIIMVLLAELIRSIPGLGVAYQTFFGILLIIIIIFLPNGIVGDYRKLKGLVGMGRTLS
- a CDS encoding NAD-dependent malic enzyme; the protein is MIRMPSPSYGITIRVAIDNRIGMFAKIATSIGLAGGDLGAVDIVRVEKGKVVRDITVNARDEEHEKEIVKAIEETSGVKVISVMDQTFSAHEGGKIEIHNKVHVRDRNDLSKVYTPGVARICRDIGENRDHAYRYTIKGNSVAVVTDGSAVLGLGDIGPEAAMPVMEGKAMIFKEFGDIDAFPIALKTKDTEEIINTVKNIATPFGGINLEDISAPRCFEIEARLRKELDIPVFHDDQHGTAVVVLAALLNVSRLLKKDIKKFRVLILGAGAAGMANALMMSAFGVKDITLCDRAGAIYDGRKNDMNPYKIAIAKKTNPRKVKGGLSEAIKDVNVFVGLASPNTVRPEDIRKMAKDPIIFALANPDPEIAPEDALPLAKILATGRSDYPNQINNMLGYPGIFRGLLDVRARGVNEEVKFAAAKAIAYTVKGDELHEDYIIPSPFDRKVVAAVAQEVAKAARNTGLARK
- a CDS encoding ABC transporter ATP-binding protein, with protein sequence MSLLDVKNVSVHFGGLAAISNVSFEVRKGDIVGLIGPNGAGKTTMFNVINGFYNPTEGKVFFKDRKISGLKPHQICQMGVARTFQVVKPLQRMTVLDNVVASAFLRVTTRAQAEEIAVETTKFTGLHDDRDVISKGLPLGKRKKLEIARALATQPEMILLDESFAGLNPAELDESIEIIGKIKARGITIMIIEHHMKVIMAISDRIVVLSYGEKLAEGTPKEIGSNPAVVEAYLGEAEGA